In Gemmatimonadaceae bacterium, the following proteins share a genomic window:
- a CDS encoding IS5/IS1182 family transposase, whose protein sequence is MGEQRTFAGEAWSTKKRVTRRERFLAEMDAVIPWAALGALIAPYYPTAGKRGRPPMPL, encoded by the coding sequence ATGGGAGAGCAGCGGACGTTCGCCGGCGAAGCGTGGAGCACGAAGAAGCGCGTCACGCGGCGCGAGCGATTCCTGGCCGAGATGGATGCGGTGATTCCCTGGGCCGCGCTTGGCGCGTTGATCGCGCCGTACTATCCCACCGCCGGGAAGCGGGGGCGACCGCCGATGCCGCT